A portion of the Carya illinoinensis cultivar Pawnee chromosome 11, C.illinoinensisPawnee_v1, whole genome shotgun sequence genome contains these proteins:
- the LOC122281249 gene encoding cytochrome P450 71AP13-like: MLMKTLMASPQWLKESYQPFMLLFASIFLAVLLKFFFKVKSRKRSNLPPSPPKLPIIGNLHQLGNMPHLSLHKLAKKYGSIIFLQLGEIPTVVVSSARLAKEVMKTHDLALSSRPQIFSAKHLFYNCTDVVFSPYGAYWRHIRKICILELLSVRRVQSYSFVREEEVARLVRRIAEFYPGTTDLTKILGLYANDVLCRVAFGRDFSGGGEYDQHGFQKMLEEYQELLGGFSLGDFFPSMEFVHSLTGMKSRLQDTFRRFDQLFDLFLTEHRDPKRETEEHKDLVDVLLDLQKNSYDEMPLTTDNIKAIILDMFAAGTDTTFITLDWGMTELIMNPKVMERAQAEVRSVVGDREVVLQSDLPQLHYIKAVIKEIFRLHPPAPVLVPRESMEDISIDGYNIPSKTRFFVNAWAIGRDPESWENPNAFEPERFMDSTIDFKGQHFELIPFGAGRRICPAIAFGEATIELALAQLLHSFDWELPPGTTPKDLDMSEVFGITMHRIAHLIVIAKPRFPVGQNK, from the exons TTTGCATCCATTTTCCTAGCGGTGTTGCTCAAGTTTTTCTTCAAGGTGAAGTCAAGGAAAAGATCCAACCTCCCACCAAGCCCTCCAAAGCTGCCCATCATTGGAAACCTTCACCAGCTGGGCAACATGcctcatctctctctccataAGCTAGCAAAGAAGTATGGTTCAATAATTTTCTTACAACTTGGTGAGATCCCAACAGTGGTAGTTTCATCGGCTCGACTGGCCAAGGAAGTGATGAAAACTCATGATCTTGCGCTGTCAAGTCGTCCACAAATCTTTTCAGCAAAACATCTGTTTTACAATTGCACCGATGTTGTCTTCTCCCCCTATGGTGCTTATTGGAGGCATATTCGAAAAATATGCATACTTGAACTACTTAGTGTCAGAAGAGTTCAATCATATAGCTTTGTTAGAGAAGAAGAAGTAGCTCGTTTGGTTCGTCGAATTGCAGAGTTCTATCCTGGCACCACCGATCTAACCAAGATCCTTGGACTATACGCAAATGATGTTCTTTGTCGGGTTGCATTCGGAAGGGATTTCTCGGGAGGAGGAGAATACGATCAGCATGGGTTTCAAAAGATGCTGGAGGAGTATCAGGAATTGCTTGGAGGGTTTAGCCTTGGAGATTTCTTCCCTTCCATGGAATTTGTACACAGCTTAACAGGCATGAAATCTAGACTTCAAGATACTTTTCGACGCTTTGATCAACTTTTCGACTTGTTTTTGACTGAACATCGTGATCCCAAAAGAGAGACAGAGGAGCACAAGGACCTTGTGGATGTGTTGCTCGATCTACAGAAGAATTCATATGATGAAATGCCACTTACCACAGACAACATAAAGGCTATCATCTTG GATATGTTTGCTGCTGGAACTGATACAACGTTCATCACCCTTGACTGGGGAATGACAGAGCTTATCATGAACCCAAAAGTCATGGAAAGAGCACAAGCCGAAGTACGAAGCGTCGTCGGAGATAGAGAAGTTGTTTTACAGAGTGATCTGCCCCAGTTGCACTACATTAAAGCTGTCATCAAAGAAATCTTTCGGTTGCATCCTCCTGCTCCGGTACTAGTTCCTAGAGAATCCATGGAAGATATTAGTATTGATGGCTACAATATTCCATCCAAAACACGGTTTTTCGTCAATGCCTGGGCAATAGGCAGAGACCCAGAATCTTGGGAAAATCCAAATGCATTTGAACCAGAAAGATTTATGGATAGCACCATCGACTTCAAGGGGCAGCATTTCGAGTTGATACCATTTGGCGCTGGACGAAGAATTTGCCCAGCTATCGCATTTGGAGAAGCAACTATAGAGCTCGCTCTGGCTCAACTTCTCCACAGCTTTGATTGGGAGCTACCTCCTGGCACTACACCTAAAGATCTGGATATGTCAGAAGTTTTCGGCATCACAATGCATAGGATAGCTCATCTAATCGTCATTGCCAAACCGCGCTTTCCAGTTGGACAAAACAAATGA